The genomic stretch GTTGAAGAAGTGAACGATTCGTCAGTGTTCGGGCGACGAGAACTCGATGTCGTCCTTCGTGTTGGATTTCATATCTGGCCCAACGCTCCAGAGCCAGAATCGGCGCCCGTCGGTCCCGTAACCGTACCAATGGCCATCGAACGGATCGTGCGGAACCCGCGCGTTAGGCTTTTCCTCATCCCATGCATCGTACAGAGCATCGTCATCGGCTGGGAGTCGCCCGTGCTCCTTGCGGAATGTCTCTGCTACGGCTGCGAGCGAGGTGAAGTCCTCAGCGACCTGATTGCGAGCAAAAACGATTTCGCTTGCGCCGAGCGGCTTCGGCTGAGGAGCTGGTGCGATCCTGCCGGTTTGCGCTTGCTTGACCTGCTCGATGAACTTGTGGCCGAATCGCCCGAGCGCGTACGCTCCCAGGAAGGGAACCATGAGTAACAGCGCGATGATCCCAAGTGCCCGGATCATTCCACGAGCAGAGGGCCCGCTCGTCGCCCCGAGTGAAGGGTCGAGGGCGGCCATGCGCTGCGAAAGCGGAGGGTGTGTCGCCAGCCACGTGCCGAGAGTCATGAATCCGGTATCTAGATCTTGCCGCTGCGCGACCAGGGCTTCGAGATTGACCGCGCGCGCGTGGTGACCACCCGCAGAGAGGATGGCAAGCCCGCGGAGTGCGCCGCGCGGGTCGCCGCAGAGCGCCGCACCGTAACGATCACAGGTGTACTCGCAGGCGCGAGAGTAGGCCGACCCGACGAAGGGGACGAGCAGCCCCGGAAAAAGCAACCAACGCCATCGCAGGTGACCACAACGCACGTGTCCTATCTCGTGAGCGATCACCATATCTCGCGCGGCATCGTCCCCGTCGCATGCGTCGAGCAAGTCGGAATACAACACGAGAAGGTGCGTGCCGAGGAACTTGGTCGCGAACGCGTTCAACGCGCCGCCCGCCTGCATGAGATACGCGTCGGGC from Candidatus Polarisedimenticolaceae bacterium encodes the following:
- a CDS encoding M48 family metallopeptidase, whose translation is MELSHGETSPEVIRVQRWPTELVLRFLVAILALGIWVLMAFSIIGIVYAVLIGIFLFTTHLALIAHVRGSAVKLRPEQFPELHRRVQTIASQAGLRRPPDAYLMQAGGALNAFATKFLGTHLLVLYSDLLDACDGDDAARDMVIAHEIGHVRCGHLRWRWLLFPGLLVPFVGSAYSRACEYTCDRYGAALCGDPRGALRGLAILSAGGHHARAVNLEALVAQRQDLDTGFMTLGTWLATHPPLSQRMAALDPSLGATSGPSARGMIRALGIIALLLMVPFLGAYALGRFGHKFIEQVKQAQTGRIAPAPQPKPLGASEIVFARNQVAEDFTSLAAVAETFRKEHGRLPADDDALYDAWDEEKPNARVPHDPFDGHWYGYGTDGRRFWLWSVGPDMKSNTKDDIEFSSPEH